In Corylus avellana chromosome ca2, CavTom2PMs-1.0, the following proteins share a genomic window:
- the LOC132171998 gene encoding 1-aminocyclopropane-1-carboxylate synthase 3 translates to MRQLSTKATCNSHGQDSSYFLGWQEYEKNPYDEVRNPKGIIQMGLAENQLSFDLLESWLTENPDAAGFKRGGESIFRELALFQDYHGLPDFKKALVEFMAETRGNKVSFNPNHLVLTAGATSANETLMFCLAEAGEAFLLPTPYYPGFDRDLKWRTGVEIVPIHCTSSNDFQITESALEEAYQEAHKRNLRVKGVLVTNPSNPLGTTMSRSELNLLINFITAKNIHLISDEIYSGTVFRSPGFVSVMEVLKDRNCDNTQVWNRVHIVYSLSKDLGLPGFRVGAIYSNDEMVVAAATKMSSFGLVSSQTQYLLSALLSDKKFTKNYLSENQKRLEQRHKMLVRGLRKAGISCLESNAGLFCWVDMRHLLRSNTFDAEMDLWKKIVYAVGLNISPGHSCHCAEPGWFRVCFANMSEKTLNLAMQRLKAFVVDSTAKLNNHHSSKNSKRKSSPKWVFRLLSRDCHRDRESDER, encoded by the exons ATGAGGCAGTTGTCTACAAAGGCTACGTGCAACTCTCACGGGCAAGATTCCTCATACTTCCTGGGGTGGCAGGAGTACGAGAAGAACCCGTACGATGAGGTTCGGAATCCAAAAGGGATCATTCAGATGGGTCTTGCGGAGAATCAG CTCTCCTTTGATCTTCTCGAGTCGTGGCTTACTGAGAACCCGGACGCTGCGGGGTTCAAGAGAGGTGGAGAATCCATTTTCAGAGAGCTTGCTCTCTTCCAAGACTATCATGGCCTCCCCGACTTcaaaaag GCATTGGTAGAATTTATGGCGGAAACCAGAGGAAACAAAGTGAGCTTTAATCCCAACCACTTAGTTCTCACCGCCGGCGCAACTTCTGCTAACGAGACACTCATGTTTTGCCTGGCTGAAGCCGGCGAAGCCTTTCTCCTTCCAACGCCATACTACCCTGG ATTTGATAGAGATCTCAAGTGGCGAACCGGGGTTGAGATTGTACCGATACACTGCACTAGCTCCAATGACTTCCAAATTACTGAATCGGCTCTTGAAGAAGCCTATCAAGAAGCACACAAACGTAATCTTAGAGTCAAAGGTGTGTTGGTCACCAACCCATCAAATCCATTGGGCACCACAATGAGTCGAAGTGAACTGAACCTCCTCATTAACTTCATTACCGCCAAAAACATCCATCTCATAAGCGATGAAATTTATTCCGGCACCGTTTTTAGGTCTCCAGGCTTTGTAAGCGTCATGGAAGTTCTAAAGGACAGAAACTGTGACAACACCCAAGTCTGGAACCGCGTTCACATTGTCTATAGTCTTTCAAAGGATCTGGGCCTACCTGGTTTTCGTGTCGGAGCAATCTACTCCAACGATGAGATGGTCGTCGCCGCGGCGACCAAAATGTCTAGCTTTGGCCTTGTTTCTTCCCAAACTCAGTATCTTCTCTCCGCATTGCTTTCCGACAAGAAATTCACGAAAAATTACCTCTCCGAGAACCAAAAAAGGCTTGAACAACGACATAAAATGCTTGTTAGGGGCCTCCGAAAGGCCGGTATTAGCTGCCTTGAGAGCAATGCAGGATTATTTTGCTGGGTAGACATGAGGCACCTCTTGCGCTCCAACACGTTCGACGCCGAAATGGATCTTTGGAAGAAAATTGTTTACGCTGTCGGCTTAAACATCTCTCCTGGACATTCCTGCCACTGCGCCGAACCGGGCTGGTTCCGTGTCTGCTTTGCTAACATGTCCGAAAAGACTTTGAACCTCGCCATGCAACGACTCAAGGCCTTTGTCGTCGACTCCACGGCCAAACTCAACAATCACCATTCTTCCAAGAACTCCAAAAGAAAGTCAAGCCCTAAATGGGTTTTCCGGCTATTGTCTCGTGACTGTCACCGTGACCGCGAGTCCGACGAGCGATAG
- the LOC132171301 gene encoding pentatricopeptide repeat-containing protein At3g49710, with amino-acid sequence MNQISWSLQTFCHLLKTCIAHKDLLPGKSLHALYIKSLVPPSTYLSNHFILLYSKCGRLSAARRAFDWTLDPNVFSFNAIIAAYAKESKTDLAHQLFDQIPQPDLVSYNTLISAYADRGDTETAFCMFKGMRETGLDMDGFTLSGMITACCDGIDMIRQLHSLAVSGGFDSYVSVNNVLVTYYSKNGFLEEAKRVFYGMGDVRDEVSWNSMIVAYGQHRKGIKALGLFQEMVRRGFDVDMFTLASVLTAFTCVEDLLGGLQFHAKLIKTGFHQNSHVGSGLIDLYSKCRGGMSDCRKVFEEIPEPDLVLWNTMISGFSQNEDFSKDAIYCFRQMQRVGYRPDDCSFVCVISACSNLSSPSQGKQIHAMAIKSEIPLNRISVNNALVAMYSKCGNLQDSRRLFDRMSEHNTVSLNSMIAGYAQHGIGTESLRLFQQMLETGIAPSSITFISVLSACAHTGKVEEGQSYFNMMKEKFSIEPEAEHYSCMIDLLGRAGKLSEAERLIETMPFSPGSIEWAALLGACRTHGNMELAVKAGNHFLQLEPSNAAPYVMLANMYASAGKWKEVAGIRKLMRDRGVKKKPGCSWIEVNKRIHVFVAEDSSHPMIMEIHEYLGEMLRKMKRAGYVPDVRWALVKDDETGQGEKEIRLGYHSEKLAVAFGLISTKDGEPILVVKNLRICGDCHNAIKFISAIAGREITVRDAHRFHCFKEGQCSCGDYW; translated from the coding sequence ATGAACCAAATCTCATGGTCCCTGCAAACATTCTGTCACCTTTTGAAAACATGCATTGCCCACAAAGACCTCCTCCCTGGCAAGTCTCTCCACGCCCTCTACATCAAGTCCCTCGTCCCTCCTTCCACCTACCTTTCCAACCACTTCATCCTTCTATACTCCAAATGTGGCCGCCTCTCCGCGGCTCGCCGCGCCTTCGACTGGACCCTAGACCCCAATGTTTTCTCCTTCAACGCCATCATTGCTGCGTACGCTAAGGAATCCAAGACTGACCTTGCTCACCAACTGTTCGATCAAATCCCCCAACCGGACCTTGTCTCTTATAACACTCTTATTTCTGCCTATGCCGATCGCGGCGACACTGAAACCGCCTTTTGCATGTTTAAGGGAATGAGAGAGACTGGTCTTGACATGGATGGCTTCACTCTTTCTGGTATGATCACCGCTTGTTGTGATGGCATTGACATGATTAGGCAATTGCACTCTTTGGCGGTGTCAGGTGGGTTTGATTCTTATGTTTCGGTTAACAATGTGCTTGTAACGTATTATAGTAAGAATGGGTTCCTGGAGGAGGCGAAGAGGGTGTTTTATGGGATGGGAGATGTTAGAGATGAGGTGTCTTGGAATTCGATGATCGTGGCGTATGGACAGCATAGGAAAGGAATAAAAGCGCTGGGGTTGTTTCAGGAAATGGTACGGAGAGGATTTGATGTTGATATGTTTACTTTGGCAAGTGTTTTGACTGCATTTACGTGTGTGGAGGATTTGTTGGGTGGGCTTCAGTTTCATGCTAAGTTGATAAAAACTGGGTTTCACCAGAATTCTCATGTGGGTAGTGGTTTGATTGATTTATATTCTAAGTGTAGGGGTGGTATGTCAGATTGTAGGAAAGTTTTTGAAGAGATTCCTGAACCGGATTTGGTTCTATGGAACACAATGATTTCGGGGTTTTCCCAAAACGAGGATTTCTCTAAAGATGCTATTTACTGCTTCCGACAGATGCAGCGTGTCGGTTACCGCCCTGATGATTGCAGCTTTGTCTGCGTGATTAGTGCATGCTCCAATTTGTCATCTCCCTCTCAAGGAAAACAGATTCATGCAATGGCAATCAAATCTGAGATTCCTTTGAATCGAATTTCCGTGAATAATGCTCTTGTTGCGATGTACTCAAAATGTGGGAATCTTCAAGATTCAAGGAGGTTATTTGATAGGATGTCAGAGCACAATACAGTTTCTTTGAATTCGATGATTGCAGGTTATGCTCAACATGGTATTGGAACAGAATCACTACGTCTGTTTCAACAAATGCTGGAGACAGGTATTGCCCCTTCAAGTATAACATTCATCTCTGTCCTTTCTGCATGTGCACACACTGGAAAAGTTGAGGAGGGTCAGAGTTATTTCAATATGATGAAAGAGAAGTTCAGCATTGAACCAGAAGCAGAGCATTATTCATGCATGATAGATCTTTTAGGCCGTGCCGGCAAACTGAGTGAAGCTGAGAGGCTGATTGAGACGATGCCATTTAGCCCTGGATCCATTGAGTGGGCTGCATTACTTGGTGCCTGTAGAACGCATGGAAACATGGAGCTTGCAGTAAAGGCCGGCAATCATTTTCTTCAGTTAGAACCCTCAAATGCTGCTCCATATGTCATGCTTGCCAATATGTATGCCAGTGCTGGAAAATGGAAAGAGGTAGCAGGAATTAGAAAGCTTATGCGAGATAGAGGTGTGAAGAAGAAACCAGGTTGTAGCTGGATAGAGGTGAATAAGAGGATTCATGTGTTTGTGGCTGAAGATAGTTCACACCCGATGATAATGGAAATTCACGAGTACCTGGGGGAGATGTTGAGGAAGATGAAGCGAGCAGGGTATGTGCCAGATGTGAGATGGGCTTTGGTTAAGGATGACGAAACAGGGCAGGGAGAGAAGGAGATAAGGTTAGGGTATCACAGTGAGAAGCTAGCTGTTGCATTTGGGCTGATCTCGACTAAAGATGGGGAACCTATACTTGTAGTGAAGAACCTAAGGATTTGTGGGGATTGCCACAAtgcaattaaatttatctctgcCATTGCTGGGAGGGAAATCACTGTTAGAGATGCTCACAGGTTTCACTGCTTTAAGGAAGGGCAGTGCTCATGTGGGGATTATTGGTAA
- the LOC132170976 gene encoding probable pectin methylesterase CGR2: MSRRQASSTRRGGSFPFVGALNSKSKSSPILSVCLFLLGAFLLIGYAFRGSGVFGRGREAISNIEGDFSCTLEVQRAIPILKKAYGDSMHKVLHVGPDTCSVVSKLLKEEETEAWGVEPYDIEDADGNCKNLVRKGIVRVADIKFPLPYRPKSFSLVIVSDALDYLSPKYLNKTLPEFARVSADGLVFFTGYPGQQRAKVAELSKFGRPAKMRSSSWWARFFVQTSLEENEPAIKKFEQAAFKNSYKPSCQVFHLNSYH, encoded by the exons ATGTCAAGGAGGCAAGCAAGCTCCACACGACGTGGTGGAAGCTTTCCTTTTGTTGGAGCcttaaattcaaaatcaaaatcttcTCCGATATTATCCGTATGCCTTTTCCTTCTG GGAGCGTTCCTTCTAATCGGCTATGCTTTTCGTGGCTCAG GTGTATTTGGGCGAGGTAGAGAAGCAATTAGTAATATTGAAG GTGACTTTTCTTGCACGTTAGAAGTTCAGAGAGCAATACCTATTCTAAAGAAAGCATATGGGGACAGCATGCATAAAGTTTTGCATGTGGGCCCTGATACTTGTTCTGTGGTCTCCAAATTGTTAAAAGAAGAGGAAACTGAAGCATGGGGTGTGGAACCATATGACATAGAGGACGCTGATGGAAACTGCAAGAATCTTGTGCGCAAAGGCATTGTACGTGTGGCTGATATCAAGTTTCCTCTGCCTTATAGACCAAAATCTTTTTCTCTAGTTATTGTGTCAGATGCTTTGGATTACCTGTCTCCAAAATACCTGAACAAGACTCTTCCAGAATTTGCAAGGGTGTCTGCTGATGGTCTTGTTTTTTTTACAg GCTACCCTGGTCAACAGAGAGCTAAAGTTGCTGAGTTATCCAAATTTGGACGCCCG GCAAAAATGAGAAGCTCGTCTTGGTGGGCACGCTTTTTTGTCCAAACCAGCTTAGAAGAAAATGAACCTGCCATTAAGAAGTTTGAGCAGGCTGCATTCAAGAATTCATACAAGCCAAGCTGCCAAGTGTTCCATCTCAACTCATACCATTGA